Genomic segment of Plasmodium vinckei vinckei genome assembly, chromosome: PVVCY_10:
ttaaaatatgatgaCTTTGTCAGAATACGATTTCATATAATCCCAGTAGAAAGGAAAGGAATAAATTCATtagacaaaaataattatcattatattgaaaatttaaataatgtaataagtaatgtatataatcCATCTGCTTATGATCAgttcataaataataaaatagatgaagataaagaaaaattagatattatgttaaaatgtataaacgAGATTgaatgtgcatatatatataaatatcgaagtgataataatattaaattaacaTTTGATGTTTTttgtcataatttttatatttttctttcttataattataaaaaaaaattatcaattaaaaattttaaaaacaaatataaccaaataaaaaaaccaAATGAATATGAATTTTCAGCAACccaaaatattatgcaaCTAAATTCTATAGGGGTAACTattccaaaaaatatacacacTAACACcgatgataataataatagtattaAATCGTATGAACAAGAAATTATGGAAAAATTAAAcccttttatatttgagtcagaacatataataaatgaacttcattcaaaaaataattcccTTCTTTTAAATCCAATACaattagaaaataatttttttattaaacatCCAGATTATGTCCATAATATGACCAAACTAATTaaggataaaaaaaacactaATGAGAGTGAGCGTTTATTTCACTTTTCTcaaaaaacattattttaaagGTAGATAAAGTATGATGAATTTTGTTccatacatatttataattatagccatatttataacataTAGCCATATTTACAACCTTTTCCcctataaataatttcctATCTATAAATAACCAGATTAGGAGATAAACCTCCGTCATATTAATAGCTagctaaaaaaatgatatatcaCAAATTGAAATCCTAAGAGgtagaataaaaatatttacataccTAAACAGTAGGAATATAGAAACACATttgcaatatttttataaaactatATACACCAAtctatctatatatatgactAATTTTCCCGTTGttctattatatttatttgaacataaaaatagtattattaaaaagtgaATTGTGTAAGGAGATACTCTTTTTCTTTAGTAGCGTTgctaaattattaataaacataactttatcattttttaaaaaaaaaaattatataataccgttttttttttgtaacattttttctgtgctaaaaataaatacttaaaaaaaatatgaacaaatgTATGTATGGATATTTGATAACATATTTGTGCGTGTTAATTTTAAGGTGAATaatttatgcatttttttttaaaagttttgtattaatagttaattaaatattttttcccaataaaaaaaattagtatATATGTACTGCTAATAAATAACTTATATAAATAGCCAAATGTGGGGCTCGTTTGAGGGCATCACTTTgtcatatttaaaaagaaaagtaaattgaaaaagtgaaaaacaTTGAAACTTAAAATGAGCTCcaaaaatggatataaaaataaaattaataaatttttttagaaCAAAGCATGGCATATCACCAGTTTCATGTACTCCTCAATGGAATGCGATAAGAGCAGGTTTGTAGAAAagattgaaaaaaaaaattgggaaaaaaagaaagttCTATTGGCTATTTCCTATATAGGATAGTGTGTGTTTGTGGTTTCAGCAAATATTTGGTTCTATACCTGTATTTAtgtgtataatttttttcaatttatgttttatggTTTGTAGCAAAACGCGGTTTAACCTATTACCCTTGCCGAAGACAAGAGGGTCATAAAATAGTAATGCCatttaaaatgaaataaaataaaatcattttttatatatttgaatagaacttatttatttatttatttatgtgtgtgtgtgtgcttttttttcaggAACTAATGCTCGGAAAACACAGgaagagaaaaataaacCCGCCTCTTTACCCAATACATccaaatgaagaaaaaaaaaaaaacttaaataattttataacatataaagatttaaaaattcgATGGAAAAATACTTCTAAAAATTATAGGAAAAAAGTAACTATAGCTCGAAAGTGGAAAAACTTACATTGTCTTTTACCTCAGAATAAGGACtcatgtatttttattttacataaaaatttaccAAGAACccgaaataaaaaagaaaacattTCAAATTCGATTGTAGAAAAGGATGTAGAAAAGGATATACAAaaggatataaaaattgataatGAAAAGGATGTAGAAAAGGATAGCACAAAGTTAGTTGTACGTGGACgaagaagaaataaacAACCAATTAAACGGGAAAATATGATTGAAGAAAATCCTAACGTAGATAGTATTaacaattattatgataaacCACCAAAACATTTAGAATaccttataaaaaaaaatgaattattttgtatatttaaatcaaattttataaatgaaCATAAAGTAACAATAGGTGATATTGTACAAACAGAAAAGTTACATCGAAAAAAAGCTGGGGATGTTGTTTATTTTGGTACTATTCTATTTGTAGGATCTAAAgatttttcaattattgGTAAGCCTACTATTCCATATTGTAAAGTTAAAGCAACAATAGAACAAGTAACATTAagtaaagaaatattaagttttagatataaaaaagtaagACGATCAAGTAGATTTTTAAGAGTAAAACACTGGATaactatattaaaaattgatgatataataattgaCTTAAAAAGTGAAATACATGATGAAAGAAATAAACCATTACAAATACTTGATTTATGGGCTAATAGATGGCTATATCAAAAggaattaaattttattaaattcgataaaaataataaacctTTAGCAgaacaaatatatgatttagTAGAACATCAACCAAATACTTTGCATCGAAGAGGTTTAACTAAATGCTATAGGTTTCACCCTGACCCTTATCTCCCACTCTCATATTAAACCAGTCATATAACACTACTAAAGATTGCCAAAGTTTACTAAACATTACAATGTTCTACCCTCATGGTTACCACCTCTTTCTCGCTCATCCGTTGATGGGTCTTCCTCATTATGTGTTTTCCACGTTGCAtttttcaacatttttCACCATTTTCAACGATGaaaagtttttttattttttttttctacctttttttgtttattttaacTCTTGTTTTGTGTATGggttttcaaaattttttcattttttaatatgaaaaatgacCTATAATTATGGgcataaaaaatggctataatattattgtaCGGATATTTATGCACATtcagaatattttatttaaaattgttttcctatttcattattttgtcatttttttatttttttttattttaccaTTATAaactttgaaaaaaattataagaacataaacattttttatatacacaaaAGTTTTTTACGATAAAAATAGATcatgaaaatttaatacTCCATATATTATGTTGGGATAGGCtgtttgaaaatatacacTAAATAATTCTTCTTAGTATAATATACAGCTTactattaattaataatgtatagaaaataatataatgggaataaaatttgaatttttccgattttttaaattaaactattattcattttatgttaaaaaagaaaagataTATACATTTCTTCACACTACAACTGCATATTCCCTAGTTGGCTTGACTATCTACTTAGGTAATGCCTTTACCCAAGATGTTCCTGTTTATTCGCAATGCTAACTGTGCTTACCTTTTTAATCTACTTTACAATTTTAGtgacatatatacatgccCTCATAAAATGTGTTCTTATCAAGCCTATTAAATTTGTGAACCTTTATGACTGACTCaccatttcatttttcccacttttttttccccacttttttttccaactttttttttccaactTTAGggtattccttttttaatatgtgGAATGAAGCTGTGcattattcatataagCACTACGTAAGAAAAGAGGTAAACCAAAAAATAGCTAGCTAAAATAACAGTGGTCATAATAATTGTATTGTCTTATATTTCcgctaaaaaatattgtatatacctacttttattattttccaactttatttatttcccttttttaaagaaaCAAAGAAAAGagttatatgaaaaaattcgAACCGCACGAGACATGGGCCTAATCCCCCATAGTGAAGTATCCCGTTAAATCAGCAAAAAACGTCATATAAATctacataaaaatttacataaaaatatagagaCATAATAAAACGGagaaacataaaataagcTGAAGATAcacacaattttttatttccaaatTTAGTACACCAAAATGACTGGCACACGCTTACAAAAACACGCAAGTTTTATGCTTgctctattttatttttttaaaattggaAATGGAATAGTAAACTGTTCATGCCACCAAGAAGTAAATAAAGATGGTTATCCTCTTCCTatgtattttaattataatatgaatatcaaatttttatttgattttttacaaGCAGAAACTATGAAtcaatttatattttataatgtaTTATGTGTATTACTAGGATTTCTATCAatctatattaaaataattaaaaagggTGTAactaaaattgaaaaaaaaacagagTTAAAAGAAAATCTTCTTAATCTTAATAAAATGTGTGCATATTGGAGATTTAACTACACACTTTtaacatttattaattatacagttgattatttattaatgttAATTGTAATGACATttaatgtttatatatttttaagtaCCATGTTTGGAATATCTATAGCTTATTTATTCCTAGGCCATAAAGTTATGAAATAATTGCATGctcatataaatatctatttttttttacttcatttattacttcattttttatttcgttACTATTTTCCGACAATTTGTTCTGCTTTCATAACAACTGTACTCAACATATTTTAAGCTACATTCTAAAAAAGGAATtaccaaataaaataaaaaaaaaactagcGATAATGaggataataataattctcatataaataaaaaagacaccaaatttgatattaatgtttttattaagaGATATGATATTATAATAGTTGAACTATTTAAGCTCGATAATATTGACAAgtgtaaaattaaaaaatctataataaaaaaatataaacaactttttgaaaataataatacgaTGAAGTTTTATAAAGGAATAAAAACTTTagtatatgaaaaaaatataataattcaatatatggaatattataaaaaactaaacaaacaatatttccaagatttaaaagaaatacaAGACTCAAACGATGTGTTAAAACACAAATTAAACAActtaatcaaaataatataatgctAAAAAAACTTGTCAATATCTTATGCATAGATTGTgacaagaaaaaaaaatgatttatcAACACAAATGggtacaattttttttctgaacaGCTAGCCATTTggtaattaaaaaaaaaaaaaactagctttattctattttttccacaatttttatataataaattataaaattaattaactATTTAATGCAAATCAATTTTCCTTAAAACGCCTCCTTGcccatttttttgtcatatctacaaaaaaaaatcgcataaattaaacaaatattatagaatacactttttaatatgatgaaacaataaattatattgtttataatattttttcttattactGATTTCTGCGAAGCCGGCCTTTGttaatattctttttcatataatatcGCTTCGTTTTGtctaaaataaaaaaaaaaaaacattatgcATGGATATAAAATGTGTTATATATGGAAATGGAAATacattacattttttcatttttttttcatttttgttGCAATACCATCATTTGGATTTGTTCGGTCGTTTGGTGgtgcatttttttgtgtcgGATTTCCGTATCTCGGATCTTTAAATTTAGAATGATTAGATGGtataaactttttatttttataatcatttGGTTTGTTCTGCGGAATTTGAGTTGATTGaacattttgatttttattcTGACCATGATAAAATTTTCCTATACCACTCTTTTCTTCAGACGGAGTATAATTTCGTCTATAAGATGTTGGAGgaattaatttgttttgaaaattatcAAAGAACCTACTTGATAAATCATTGTCTAAACTATCTGACATATTTAATTGGCTTAAGATTTTATTCTTTGATTCTTCATCGATTATAtcatttacatattttgatttttctcttttttttttattaagttttttcattaattcttgttcttttaatatttctaaaacatttttacttttattttttacacttTGATAATTATCATGCTCAGAATCAACATACTCATGCTTTGTATTACTagctatattattatgttcatcattttttttatgaaatataatattgcttattttttcatcgCTAGATATATCACTTTgatctatattattttcataattgtTCATTTCAAATGAACTTTCGGACTCGTCATTTTCACTACTATCATCTGACATACCATCTAAATTTTGTGTAGGCAttatggaaaatatattgtctAATGTGCTAtctattataaaattatttttttttaatatttttaaaatagcaTTAGAATTATTTAAGTTTGTTATTTCCTTAATTTGATTAATTTCGTTTTcgtatttctttttcataaacTCTTTTATCTCTTTAttgctttttatttttaaaatattattaacataCATGTAAAATTCAATATCTAACTTATTTTGTAATACAAAATGTTCTAAGAAATCCCAtttaatcatttttatatcattttttaaaaaataaaaacttaACTCACcacttttttcttttaataaatcaattataaatgaaaaataaagatgtttttttttctcctcttcatatataaaactgtatttaacaaatttcttcaatgtttttataaacttGTATCTTAAAATAAGCAcgtctttttttattcgtGATTCCACAGTGCCacagtatattttttttacctgAAAAggacaaaaaaatttgaagaAATAAGAAGAAATACGAAGAAATAAGAATAAAGAATGTATATAAGACTTATTTACATGAACATgctataaattttttttaaaaattatgactTGTTCagaaaaattgtaaattttttttttttttaccatttcaaaatatgtttgtataaacaaatataggAACGATTCTTTCCCctcttttaatatatcaataGACAGGGTATTTAAATGgtcctttttattatcattattatcgTAACATAGTAAAGTAGAAAGAATGAGATTCTTTGataacttatttttttccatatcaAAAAGGTgaaactttttaaaaaattgtgtaaaacaatatgtacatgtaataaattcatttatttcaaatatCAGATTATTTACATTACTTTTTCTAGTTGTAAAATTGTCtaatttatcttttatatattttatatgttcataaagtaatgatatatatttatttatattaaaataatataattttgtcattttatataaattatcgAGTAATTCTTTTATCTTCTCTTTTTCTAAATTGTGATACATCATTAATATATccataaatatgttaattttcataaatgtatgttttattatatttgtttcatttttatcactatttatatatatttctaatatttttaaataaaactctaatatatatttatcaattatataatattcattttcCATACAACCATcactaatatataaatcatcATAAGCTCGAGCCCCTTTTTGtaaatgtgaaaaaaaaaaataacataaagagttgtttttttttattgttgtaattatataatcatCATTTTGGCTcaacaaataattaaaacattttcttatataatctatatataacaatttgtcttcatcattttttgtttctaaTTCCTccacatataaaaaatgttccttaaaatatttatttctattcattatttattagtatCAAAACAAAAAGTGAGGGTATGGATAAAaagttattataaaaatgtgttaTGAAGCTAggaatatttgaaaaacaaaaatagtTTCTTCAATTCTTCATAGTATATTATCtctaatttttaatttttccaaAATTTGATGCATTTATTTCGtccattaaatttatactTGATAATTTTCCAGTATCCTTTGATCggttttttataaaataatcacATTCTATATATCTTTGTGTGCAATTCCATATGCACTTTTTGTTTGCGTTGCTTAAGCTTCTTtctaaaatgaaaaaggaaaaaaaaagcgaTAATATTTAAGCATAAGTTTACAAAATAAGAGTGTAAATATACTTGTATTTTCTTTCCATTATACCTGGATAACTAACACACTTATCAAAACAGTAGGATGATATTTTACAAGTTTCTTTAAAGGATGATATAATCTGACGGAAAAGggaaatatacatatttgagaatgaatttattattttgttagtTTTTTTACATGTATAGCTAGTGTAAACAATGCAAATCGTATATTCAAATATGCATACCTTATTTAATGTATTTAGCtgtgataaaaaattatctaTATTGCCATCTTTTGTTTCACTATCCATGGtttgaaataataaagtgTGTCATATGaaatttcatatatatatctatccgcataaatgttattatatttttccaaactaatcaaattaaatatttactcAGTGGGAAATTATTGCCACAaaataaaggaaaataaaataaagtaaaaataaataaacggGGAAAACCAAATTGTATAGATGAAATAAGGATACAAAAATGGCGTAATATAATGtggatatatatgtttataaatatgatagaaattataaaaaaaacacttttaaataataatccaaaaatttatcaaaataaaaaaaattctgtAATTTATTTGGTACTACAAGCATAGATCAATGatgtatacataaaaattgtgaaaaaaaaaaacgggAAAAAAAAGCGGAAAAAAAAgtggaaaaaaaagtggaaaaaaaatatgatatataatttttaaaatgtcaCCTttctaatattaaatttttttcattttttaatttattatttgatgttggataattttttaattaaattttaatatttataattattattttattttttttttgtaccATTTTGTTTGCGAGATGAAAAATCATGGATATGCTATCACCTTTTAGTTGTTTAATGTAACAGTTTTTGTAGTTATGTTTCTTAATTATACAATATTGAAGGATTTATAAGAAATTGCTAATAAAGAggaaaatgaataatatcAATAAGCAACTCATTaaggatatatataaaatcgGTATGTTATagatatatgaaaattgataaaacattatgttcatgcatatatttatatacttttataaACAATGAGACTGTGgggtatatattttgttgtataggtatatatctttttaaaaattttaaaaaaaaatgaaatattttgaatgcAATTTTACAGGCCTCGAACATAAGGactttataaatattgataGTTTGgaagaaatatatgaaaaaaaaaaaaaagcaaaaataAAGAGAAATGAAATTGTTTATGCATTAAATATTCTTGAAAATGCAAGAGCATGttctattaaaaatgaaaataataaaattataactcGAATGCGAACTGAAGAAGttactaaaaaattaaaagaattaagtgacattgattttttaatttttagtAAAGTTGAAAATAGTCAAAGTAATGGAATTTGGACAGCTGATTTACgaaaacaaacaaaattacttgtaagttttattttttttttattatatgtgtgtatGTATAACCATTTTTTCCTGAACAtgtaatttattatcataaatTTTCTGAACAGTGTTCATAAAATAGTTGTAATATTCTcacataattttatttcattaattaatattttatttttatttatcttaAGATCCACCAAGTTCAAAAGGGCTTAAAGTTTTTGTGTGAATGCAAATTAATCAAGCAggtaaaaaaacatatt
This window contains:
- a CDS encoding cytochrome c oxidase assembly protein COX14, putative encodes the protein MGIKFEFFRFFKLNYYSFYVKKEKIYTFLHTTTAYSLVGLTIYLGYSFFNMWNEAVHYSYKHYVRKEKQRKELYEKIRTARDMGLIPHSEVSR
- a CDS encoding mitochondrial ribosomal protein L21 precursor, putative, producing the protein MDIKIKLINFFRTKHGISPVSCTPQWNAIRAAKRGLTYYPCRRQEGHKIELMLGKHRKRKINPPLYPIHPNEEKKKNLNNFITYKDLKIRWKNTSKNYRKKVTIARKWKNLHCLLPQNKDSCIFILHKNLPRTRNKKENISNSIVEKDVEKDIQKDIKIDNEKDVEKDSTKLVVRGRRRNKQPIKRENMIEENPNVDSINNYYDKPPKHLEYLIKKNELFCIFKSNFINEHKVTIGDIVQTEKLHRKKAGDVVYFGTILFVGSKDFSIIGKPTIPYCKVKATIEQVTLSKEILSFRYKKVRRSSRFLRVKHWITILKIDDIIIDLKSEIHDERNKPLQILDLWANRWLYQKELNFIKFDKNNKPLAEQIYDLVEHQPNTLHRRGLTKCYRFHPDPYLPLSY
- a CDS encoding copper transporter, putative; this translates as MTGTRLQKHASFMLALFYFFKIGNGIVNCSCHQEVNKDGYPLPMYFNYNMNIKFLFDFLQAETMNQFIFYNVLCVLLGFLSIYIKIIKKGVTKIEKKTELKENLLNLNKMCAYWRFNYTLLTFINYTVDYLLMLIRYDIIIVELFKLDNIDKCKIKKSIIKKYKQLFENNNTMKFYKGIKTLVYEKNIIIQYMEYYKKLNKQYFQDLKEIQDSNDVLKHKLNNLIKII
- a CDS encoding mitochondrial import inner membrane translocase subunit TIM8, putative; translation: MDSETKDGNIDNFLSQLNTLNKIISSFKETCKISSYCFDKCVSYPERSLSNANKKCIWNCTQRYIECDYFIKNRSKDTGKLSSINLMDEINASNFGKIKN